From Bacteroidetes Order II. bacterium, one genomic window encodes:
- a CDS encoding NADH-quinone oxidoreductase subunit D → MSLAQPNYFSAQDTMDGEFATLNLGPTHPATHGVFQNVLKVDGERIFSAEPTIGYIHRAFEKIAERRPYYQITPLTDRLNYCSSPINNMGWWMTVEKLIGVELPKRVEYMRVIVMELARIADHLICNSVVGVDTGALTGFTYMFQERERIYEMYEQVCGSRLTTNIGRIGGFERDFDKVFYHKLRSFLKDFPARFDEFGRLLERNRIFMDRTINVGGISAERALSYGFSGPNLRAAGVDYDVRVMNPYSSYEDFDFIIPIGDNGDTYDRFMVRQEEIRQSLHIIQQALDGLPEGPFHADVPDFYLPPKNEVYNSMEALIYHFKIVMGEAPVPAGEVYHAVEGANGELGFYLISDGGRAPYRLHFRRPCFIYYQAFPEMVQGAMISDAILTMSSLNVIAGELDA, encoded by the coding sequence ATGTCTTTGGCACAGCCCAATTATTTCTCGGCACAAGACACCATGGATGGCGAATTTGCCACGCTGAATCTTGGCCCTACACACCCGGCCACTCACGGGGTTTTTCAGAACGTCTTGAAGGTGGACGGCGAGCGGATTTTTAGTGCCGAGCCTACAATCGGATACATCCACCGAGCCTTCGAGAAAATTGCTGAACGTCGTCCGTATTACCAAATTACGCCGCTCACCGATCGTCTAAATTATTGTTCATCGCCGATCAATAACATGGGGTGGTGGATGACCGTCGAGAAGTTGATCGGAGTGGAATTACCTAAAAGGGTAGAATACATGCGGGTGATTGTCATGGAATTGGCACGAATTGCAGACCATTTGATTTGTAACTCGGTGGTGGGCGTAGATACAGGGGCATTGACGGGATTTACCTATATGTTTCAAGAGCGGGAACGGATTTATGAGATGTATGAGCAAGTGTGTGGCTCGCGTTTGACGACGAATATCGGACGGATTGGCGGTTTTGAGCGAGACTTCGATAAGGTGTTTTACCATAAGCTCCGGTCGTTTCTCAAAGACTTTCCGGCTCGCTTCGATGAGTTTGGCCGCTTATTGGAACGGAACCGTATTTTTATGGATCGGACGATTAATGTGGGCGGGATTTCGGCAGAACGGGCATTGAGTTATGGCTTCTCTGGCCCCAACCTGCGGGCAGCAGGCGTGGATTACGACGTTCGCGTAATGAATCCGTACTCATCTTATGAAGATTTTGACTTCATTATCCCCATTGGCGACAACGGGGATACCTACGACCGCTTTATGGTACGGCAGGAGGAAATCCGTCAAAGTCTCCACATCATTCAACAGGCATTGGATGGTCTTCCAGAAGGCCCCTTCCATGCCGATGTTCCCGATTTTTATTTGCCGCCCAAAAATGAAGTGTATAACAGCATGGAGGCCCTAATTTACCATTTCAAAATTGTGATGGGGGAGGCCCCCGTTCCAGCGGGCGAGGTCTATCATGCTGTAGAAGGAGCCAATGGCGAATTGGGCTTTTATCTGATCAGCGACGGCGGACGTGCGCCTTATCGCTTGCACTTCAGGCGGCCTTGCTTTATTTATTATCAGGCATTTCCGGAGATGGTACAAGGAGCGATGATCTCGGATGCGATTCTCACCATGTCTTCGCTCAATGTGATCGCCGGAGAATTAGACGCTTAA
- a CDS encoding NAD(P)H-dependent oxidoreductase subunit E has protein sequence MAYNPPYFSEERLVQVRKIVAQFPEGRQKSALIRVLHMAQEDFGGHLTAEVMDYVADLLAISPIEVYEVATFYTMFNLKPVGKYMLEVCHTGPCMLRGADKTIAYLQQKLGIKVNETTEDGFFTLKSAECLGACGYAPMMQCGEHYYENLTEEKIDTLLDAWREQPIPPKAWEKID, from the coding sequence ATGGCTTATAACCCGCCTTACTTCTCGGAAGAACGCCTTGTACAGGTTCGGAAGATCGTGGCACAATTCCCGGAAGGCCGTCAAAAAAGCGCCCTCATTCGGGTGTTGCATATGGCCCAAGAAGATTTTGGTGGGCACCTGACTGCCGAAGTGATGGACTATGTGGCGGATTTGCTCGCGATCTCGCCCATTGAGGTGTATGAAGTGGCTACGTTTTATACGATGTTCAACCTGAAGCCCGTCGGGAAGTACATGCTGGAGGTTTGTCATACGGGGCCTTGTATGTTGCGTGGAGCCGATAAGACGATCGCCTATCTCCAACAAAAATTGGGGATCAAGGTGAATGAAACCACCGAAGACGGCTTCTTTACGCTCAAATCTGCCGAGTGTTTGGGGGCTTGTGGCTATGCCCCAATGATGCAATGTGGTGAACATTATTATGAAAACCTGACCGAGGAAAAAATAGACACACTTTTAGATGCGTGGCGTGAACAACCTATTCCTCCGAAAGCTTGGGAAAAAATAGACTAA
- the nuoF gene encoding NADH-quinone oxidoreductase subunit NuoF, with translation MSRKILLEHAHVAGIQGYEVYRKMGGYRSVEKALKSLKPEEVVDEVKRSGLRGRGGAGFPTGMKWSFLAKPEGVPRYLLCNADESEPGTFKDRYLMEKIPHLLVEGMITSSYALGVQTAYIYIRGEYKWIVKILEKAIAEAYAHGWLGKKILGTDFSLDLYVAPGGGAYICGEETALIESLEGKRGNPRIKPPFPAVKGLWQSPTVVNNVETLAAVPVIVNEGGDAYAAIGVGRSTGTKLISACGNLNKPGVYEIEMGLPVEEFIFSDAYCGGIPNGKRFKACVPGGSSVPILPADLMLKTAKGEDRVMTYESLADGGFLTGTMLGSGGFIVFDEDQCIVRNTYTYARFYHHESCGQCSPCREGTGWMEKVLHRIEYGHGHEHDLDLLVDIAKKIEGNTICPLGDAAAWPVAAAIRHFREEFEWHVRHPQEAQSRNYGLGRLEAYHGAVGV, from the coding sequence ATGTCTCGTAAAATTCTGTTAGAACATGCCCATGTGGCAGGTATTCAAGGCTACGAAGTATATCGGAAGATGGGTGGCTATCGCTCGGTAGAGAAGGCGCTAAAGTCCCTAAAGCCGGAAGAGGTGGTGGATGAGGTGAAGCGGTCTGGGCTACGCGGGCGTGGCGGGGCGGGCTTCCCGACGGGCATGAAATGGAGTTTTTTGGCGAAACCAGAGGGCGTACCGCGCTATTTGTTGTGCAATGCAGACGAATCGGAGCCGGGAACGTTTAAAGACCGTTACTTGATGGAAAAAATCCCGCATTTGTTGGTAGAAGGGATGATTACATCAAGTTATGCGTTGGGCGTACAAACGGCCTATATCTACATTCGGGGCGAGTACAAATGGATTGTCAAAATCCTTGAAAAAGCTATTGCGGAAGCCTATGCTCATGGCTGGTTGGGGAAGAAAATCTTAGGAACGGATTTTTCGTTAGACCTCTACGTTGCACCCGGAGGAGGGGCCTATATCTGTGGCGAGGAGACGGCACTCATCGAGTCTTTGGAGGGGAAGCGGGGCAATCCACGCATCAAGCCGCCCTTTCCGGCGGTGAAGGGTTTGTGGCAAAGCCCGACGGTGGTGAACAATGTAGAAACCCTTGCAGCAGTACCCGTTATTGTGAATGAAGGCGGAGATGCGTATGCGGCAATTGGCGTGGGAAGGAGTACCGGAACCAAGTTGATCTCGGCGTGTGGCAATCTGAACAAGCCGGGGGTCTATGAAATTGAGATGGGTCTGCCTGTAGAGGAATTTATCTTCTCGGACGCCTATTGCGGTGGCATTCCAAACGGGAAACGCTTTAAGGCCTGTGTGCCCGGTGGTTCTTCGGTTCCGATTTTGCCCGCCGATCTGATGCTCAAAACAGCAAAAGGCGAAGACCGTGTGATGACGTATGAATCGCTTGCGGATGGTGGATTTCTAACGGGGACAATGTTGGGTTCTGGTGGATTTATTGTCTTTGACGAAGATCAGTGCATTGTGCGGAATACCTATACCTATGCCCGTTTTTATCACCACGAGTCGTGCGGGCAGTGTTCGCCGTGCCGCGAAGGAACGGGTTGGATGGAAAAGGTACTACATCGGATTGAGTATGGGCATGGCCATGAACACGACTTAGACCTCTTGGTGGATATTGCGAAGAAAATAGAGGGCAATACAATTTGTCCGTTAGGCGATGCCGCTGCATGGCCTGTTGCTGCCGCCATCCGACACTTCCGCGAGGAGTTTGAGTGGCACGTCCGACATCCACAAGAAGCCCAAAGCCGGAACTACGGACTGGGCCGTTTAGAAGCCTATCATGGAGCGGTGGGCGTTTGA
- a CDS encoding (2Fe-2S)-binding protein: protein MLKVTIDGIETQVAPGTTILQAARKIATEQPEHSHLVPPAMCYYSPLEGSGGKCRTCIVKVTQGSERDPRPMPKPVASCQTQVMDGMVVENTTNPDLLAARKGVVELLLINHPLDCPVCDQAGECHLQDLAFEHGASETRYEEERRTFERIDIGPYIQLHMTRCILCYRCVYTANQLTNERVHGVLFRGDRAEIGTYIEKAIKNDFSGNVIDVCPVGALTDKTFRFRSRVWFTRPFDAHRKCDKCCGKTVLWMAGDEVLRVTARKDAFDEVEEFICNECRFDHKVKEDWTIEGPRNIHRHSVISANKYKAKAQTVV from the coding sequence ATGCTAAAAGTCACGATAGACGGCATAGAAACACAAGTGGCACCGGGGACAACCATCTTGCAAGCCGCCCGGAAGATCGCAACCGAACAGCCGGAACACAGCCATTTGGTTCCACCTGCAATGTGTTATTATTCTCCTTTAGAAGGAAGTGGCGGAAAGTGTCGCACGTGCATTGTGAAGGTGACACAAGGTTCCGAGAGAGATCCACGCCCTATGCCGAAACCCGTTGCCTCGTGTCAAACACAGGTGATGGATGGGATGGTGGTGGAAAATACGACCAACCCAGACTTGCTTGCGGCGCGGAAAGGTGTGGTAGAACTCTTGCTGATTAATCACCCTTTAGATTGCCCTGTATGTGATCAGGCCGGAGAATGCCATTTGCAGGACTTGGCTTTTGAACATGGGGCTTCGGAAACCCGCTACGAGGAAGAAAGGCGCACTTTTGAACGGATAGACATTGGGCCTTACATTCAACTGCACATGACCCGCTGCATTTTGTGTTACCGTTGCGTTTATACCGCCAACCAACTTACCAACGAACGGGTTCATGGTGTGTTATTCCGTGGAGACCGTGCGGAAATTGGGACGTACATCGAGAAGGCGATCAAGAATGACTTTTCGGGTAATGTGATTGATGTCTGCCCGGTTGGGGCGCTGACGGATAAAACGTTCCGTTTCCGGAGCCGCGTGTGGTTTACCCGTCCCTTTGATGCACACCGCAAATGTGATAAATGTTGCGGGAAAACGGTTTTGTGGATGGCCGGAGACGAGGTTTTGCGCGTTACCGCCCGTAAAGATGCCTTCGACGAAGTGGAAGAATTTATTTGCAATGAGTGCCGCTTTGATCATAAAGTGAAAGAAGACTGGACAATCGAGGGGCCGCGAAACATACACCGCCACTCGGTGATTTCGGCCAATAAATACAAAGCCAAAGCCCAAACGGTGGTTTAA
- the nuoH gene encoding NADH-quinone oxidoreductase subunit NuoH, producing MPLYLIIEKSVLVLFLFAVTMGVAAYSTWAERKIAAFLQDRLGPNRAGVFGLLQPLADGVKMFMKEEFIPSNAEKLLFIAGPGLFMFTALMTGAVIPWGPNLQIADLNIGILYVLGFVSVGVYGIMIGGWASNNKYSLFGAIRASSQMISYELAMGLVVIAIIMLTGSLDLKAIAEQQKGFNWNIIYQPFGFLIYCITALAECNRAPFDLPECETELIGGFHTEYSSMKLGFYLFAEYINMFISAAVIATLYLGGYNMPGLDYSTMNPILGNAIAFLVLFIKTLLGVFVFMWVRWTLPRFRYDQLMHLGWKILIPLAIFNMLLTGAGVLLFG from the coding sequence ATGCCACTGTATTTAATCATCGAAAAAAGTGTACTTGTGCTGTTTCTATTTGCGGTAACCATGGGGGTAGCGGCCTATTCCACTTGGGCAGAACGCAAAATCGCCGCTTTTCTGCAAGACCGCTTGGGGCCAAACCGTGCTGGGGTCTTTGGTTTATTACAACCATTGGCCGATGGCGTGAAGATGTTCATGAAAGAGGAATTTATTCCGTCGAATGCCGAAAAACTATTGTTCATTGCCGGACCGGGCTTGTTCATGTTTACGGCACTTATGACCGGAGCCGTCATTCCTTGGGGGCCAAATCTGCAAATTGCCGACCTGAACATCGGAATTTTGTATGTGCTGGGCTTTGTATCGGTGGGCGTATATGGTATCATGATTGGGGGCTGGGCGTCTAACAATAAATATTCGTTGTTCGGGGCCATTCGTGCGTCATCCCAAATGATTAGCTACGAATTGGCGATGGGTTTGGTGGTTATTGCCATTATCATGCTGACAGGGTCATTAGACTTGAAAGCCATTGCCGAGCAACAAAAAGGCTTTAATTGGAACATCATTTATCAGCCTTTTGGATTTTTGATCTATTGTATTACAGCCTTGGCGGAGTGTAATCGTGCGCCCTTTGACCTTCCGGAGTGCGAAACTGAGTTGATTGGTGGGTTTCATACGGAATACAGTTCGATGAAATTGGGTTTTTATCTTTTTGCCGAATATATCAATATGTTTATCTCCGCTGCGGTGATTGCCACACTTTATCTGGGTGGCTACAACATGCCGGGCTTGGATTACAGTACTATGAATCCGATTCTGGGAAATGCGATTGCGTTTTTGGTATTGTTTATAAAGACCTTGCTGGGCGTATTTGTATTTATGTGGGTTCGTTGGACGTTACCGCGTTTTCGATATGATCAATTGATGCATTTGGGCTGGAAGATTCTAATTCCTTTGGCCATCTTCAATATGTTGCTTACGGGTGCGGGCGTATTGCTCTTTGGTTAA
- a CDS encoding NADH-quinone oxidoreductase subunit I codes for MQKLTNRSKVVSQKDMSFLEKAYVPAILSGMGITLKHFFKKKSTIAYPEQERSFSPVYRGRHVLKRDEKGAERCTACGLCAVACPAEAITMTAAERKKGEENLYREEKYAAVYEINMLRCIFCGLCEEACPKEAIFLTPNITPAYYDRQDFVYGKDMLVEGIAPEDRVDISKRQTWRDNQKHP; via the coding sequence ATGCAAAAACTAACCAATCGGTCTAAAGTTGTCTCTCAAAAAGACATGTCCTTTTTGGAAAAAGCCTATGTCCCGGCCATCCTAAGTGGTATGGGCATTACGTTGAAGCATTTTTTCAAGAAGAAAAGCACTATTGCTTATCCTGAACAAGAACGAAGTTTTAGCCCGGTTTATCGCGGACGGCATGTGCTGAAGCGCGATGAAAAAGGGGCCGAGCGTTGTACTGCTTGTGGGCTTTGTGCAGTGGCTTGTCCGGCGGAAGCCATTACTATGACCGCCGCCGAACGCAAAAAAGGGGAGGAAAATCTGTACCGTGAGGAGAAATATGCAGCGGTTTATGAGATAAATATGCTACGCTGTATCTTTTGCGGCCTGTGTGAAGAAGCCTGTCCGAAAGAAGCCATTTTCCTGACGCCAAACATTACGCCTGCCTACTACGACCGTCAAGATTTTGTGTATGGAAAAGATATGCTGGTAGAAGGCATTGCTCCCGAAGACCGTGTAGATATAAGCAAGCGTCAAACGTGGCGCGACAACCAAAAACATCCCTAA
- a CDS encoding NADH-quinone oxidoreductase subunit J: MELIFFFIMAALSVLSALSVVFAKSPVHSVLSLIVTFFLLSGQYVLLNAQFVAIVNLIVYAGAIMVLFLFVLMLLNLKDEAEPQKSNLVRLSVTISAGMLLLTLMGSLRGVMAIPPPPPQSATVGLVENLGKILFSDFVVPFEIASILFIAAMVGAVLIGKRNKEKDSEPLTTF; encoded by the coding sequence ATGGAACTGATTTTCTTTTTTATCATGGCGGCCTTATCGGTCTTAAGTGCCTTATCGGTCGTGTTTGCAAAAAGTCCGGTACACAGTGTTTTGAGCCTGATAGTGACTTTCTTCTTGCTTTCGGGACAATACGTATTGCTGAATGCCCAATTTGTGGCGATTGTGAACCTGATTGTTTATGCAGGGGCGATTATGGTCTTATTTTTATTTGTGTTGATGTTGCTCAACCTCAAAGACGAAGCTGAGCCACAAAAAAGCAACCTGGTTCGGCTTTCCGTTACCATTTCGGCGGGCATGTTACTGCTTACCCTCATGGGGTCGCTACGTGGGGTCATGGCCATTCCGCCTCCTCCACCGCAATCCGCAACCGTAGGGTTGGTGGAGAATCTTGGGAAAATCTTGTTTTCCGACTTTGTGGTGCCTTTCGAGATTGCTTCTATTCTATTTATTGCTGCTATGGTTGGCGCTGTGCTGATTGGTAAGCGGAATAAAGAAAAGGACTCCGAACCCCTCACCACTTTTTGA
- the nuoK gene encoding NADH-quinone oxidoreductase subunit NuoK encodes MLNSIQIIPIEYYLVLSSVLFSIGVLGVMIRRNAIVVLMCIELMLNAVNLLLVAFSTYLGDGHGQVFVFFIMVVAAAEATIGLSVLVLIYRNTKGVDIHQLDQLKH; translated from the coding sequence ATGTTAAATAGTATTCAAATTATCCCCATAGAATATTATCTCGTGCTGAGCAGTGTGTTGTTCTCGATTGGGGTACTCGGGGTGATGATTCGCCGAAATGCCATTGTGGTATTGATGTGTATTGAACTCATGCTAAATGCGGTCAACCTGCTTTTGGTCGCCTTTTCCACGTACTTGGGGGATGGGCATGGTCAGGTTTTTGTGTTCTTTATCATGGTGGTTGCAGCGGCTGAGGCAACCATTGGATTGTCCGTTTTGGTGCTCATTTATCGCAACACCAAAGGGGTGGACATTCACCAATTGGATCAATTAAAACATTAA
- the nuoL gene encoding NADH-quinone oxidoreductase subunit L has protein sequence MQQIIPLIPALPLLGFLLNGLIGKKMGKNLVGALGTGTIASSFVLSVWLFMALVNHPEPMQSTLFTWLSVGNMHVEIGFLVDRLSVWMMLIITGVGTLIHLYSIGYMHDDEGFHKFFAYLNLFVFSMLLLVMGNNFLLLFFGWEGVGLCSYLLIGFWYTKRDYADAARKAFIMNRIGDLGLLLGIFLIFQHYGSIAYADVFSKAGLVDSATIGLITWLLFVGAMGKSAQIPLYTWLPDAMAGPTPVSALIHAATMVTAGVYLVVRTSALYDLAPYTLSIIAWIGLATSIFAALIGLGQNDIKKVLAYSTVSQLGLMFVAAGVGAYGSAMFHLTTHALFKALLFLGAGSVIHAMSGEQDLRNMGGLRKSLGTTHWTFLFGTLAIIGIFPFAGFFSKDELLAKIFEHHPLMWALTLFSAALTVVYMIRMYTLAFWGDFRGTKEQAEHLHESPLVMTVPLMILAVLSLISGFLNLPAFTHAQWFSGYLAPLLGEAVHVMTVSTELVLMGIALALAVGIGFWAWKHYQKPEQVPLADEATKGFAKLAGHKFYVDESYDAIFVRPIERLSRLLHHWIDTKVIDGIVNGLASFVGQLGFGLRQLQTGKIGTYLFLMVAGLVLILLLNVIW, from the coding sequence ATGCAACAGATCATTCCACTTATTCCGGCTCTTCCGCTTCTTGGCTTCCTTTTAAACGGACTTATCGGGAAGAAAATGGGCAAGAACCTCGTTGGTGCCTTGGGTACGGGTACAATAGCCAGTTCGTTTGTGCTCTCCGTTTGGCTGTTTATGGCGCTTGTGAATCATCCAGAACCGATGCAAAGCACGCTATTCACATGGTTAAGTGTGGGCAACATGCACGTAGAAATTGGATTTTTGGTGGATCGCCTCTCTGTTTGGATGATGTTGATTATTACAGGGGTGGGCACGCTTATACACCTCTACTCCATTGGCTACATGCACGACGACGAGGGCTTTCATAAGTTTTTTGCTTATCTCAACCTCTTTGTGTTTTCAATGCTCCTGCTCGTAATGGGCAATAATTTTCTGCTCCTTTTCTTCGGCTGGGAAGGTGTGGGGCTTTGTTCGTATTTGCTGATTGGGTTTTGGTACACCAAACGGGATTATGCCGATGCTGCTCGGAAGGCATTTATCATGAACCGAATTGGAGATTTGGGCTTGTTACTCGGTATTTTTTTGATCTTTCAGCACTATGGGAGTATTGCTTACGCCGATGTGTTTTCCAAAGCCGGACTTGTAGATTCCGCAACCATTGGCCTGATTACCTGGTTGCTTTTTGTAGGGGCGATGGGCAAAAGCGCCCAGATTCCGCTTTATACATGGTTACCAGATGCGATGGCCGGTCCCACGCCTGTTTCCGCACTCATCCACGCCGCGACAATGGTGACAGCAGGCGTTTATCTGGTGGTACGGACATCGGCCTTGTATGATTTGGCGCCATACACATTATCCATCATTGCATGGATCGGTTTGGCTACTTCTATTTTTGCCGCACTCATCGGTTTAGGGCAAAACGACATCAAGAAAGTATTGGCCTACTCTACGGTCTCGCAACTGGGACTGATGTTTGTAGCAGCAGGTGTGGGCGCCTATGGGTCCGCGATGTTCCACCTAACCACTCATGCGCTTTTTAAAGCCCTCTTGTTCTTGGGGGCAGGCAGTGTCATTCATGCTATGAGTGGCGAGCAAGATCTCCGCAACATGGGCGGACTTCGCAAGTCGCTTGGAACCACGCATTGGACATTCCTCTTTGGGACATTGGCCATCATTGGGATTTTTCCGTTTGCCGGCTTCTTTTCCAAAGACGAGCTTTTGGCCAAGATTTTTGAACACCATCCACTTATGTGGGCACTGACACTTTTTAGTGCAGCCCTAACAGTGGTGTATATGATACGGATGTACACCCTCGCGTTTTGGGGAGACTTTCGAGGAACCAAAGAACAGGCCGAACATCTCCATGAATCACCTTTGGTGATGACGGTGCCGCTCATGATTCTGGCGGTCTTGTCATTAATAAGTGGGTTTTTGAACTTACCCGCCTTCACCCATGCACAATGGTTCTCTGGGTATTTAGCCCCGTTACTTGGTGAAGCCGTACATGTCATGACGGTTTCAACCGAGCTTGTTTTGATGGGCATTGCGCTTGCGCTTGCAGTTGGTATAGGCTTTTGGGCGTGGAAACATTACCAGAAACCGGAACAAGTACCTCTCGCGGATGAAGCCACCAAAGGTTTTGCCAAACTTGCAGGCCATAAATTTTATGTGGATGAAAGCTACGATGCCATATTTGTACGTCCGATTGAGCGCCTTTCTCGTTTGCTACACCATTGGATAGACACGAAAGTCATAGATGGCATCGTGAATGGGTTGGCGTCATTTGTGGGTCAGTTAGGATTTGGCCTTCGTCAATTGCAGACAGGTAAAATCGGGACCTATTTATTTTTGATGGTGGCTGGTTTGGTACTCATTCTTCTGCTTAACGTAATCTGGTAA
- a CDS encoding NADH-quinone oxidoreductase subunit M, translating to MPLLILGLPLVVSVAVFLTKGELARLLALLGAGLTLMLTVTLWLTFNSGNTVQVLSLPWVPSAGIGFSLALDGPGVLMLLLTNLLIPFILPVACSQNVDKESTLLGLILAMQFALNGVFMAWDGFLFYVFWELALIPIYFISAIWGGENRQRVTLKFFIYTFLGSLLMLLSILTVYFFTQGADGKHSFDWVALMAANIPPHLAPWVLFGFFAAFAVKVPIFPFHTWQPDTYTIAPTAGTMLLSGIMLKMGLFGVYRWMMPIAAEGMPLYRDLFLYLAIIGVLYGAVIAIQQDDLKRLVAYSSLSHVGLIAAGLFVGNESGVQGALVQMLNHGINVVAMFYVVHWIERRTGTRSLEALGGIAAKAPQFAILFMIILLGSIAVPLTNGFVGEFLLLNGLFQYNGWLAAIAGLSIIFGAVYMLRVYQKVMYGTLKATTAHVEDAGMLDLAILVPCAALVIGFGVFPQPLLNLTADAVGKWLALVGG from the coding sequence ATGCCTTTACTGATCTTGGGCCTTCCGCTGGTTGTTTCCGTTGCGGTTTTCCTTACCAAAGGTGAATTGGCCCGTTTATTGGCCCTCTTAGGGGCGGGGCTAACGCTGATGTTAACGGTAACACTTTGGTTAACCTTTAATTCTGGAAATACGGTTCAAGTATTGTCTTTGCCTTGGGTTCCGTCTGCTGGTATTGGATTCTCGCTTGCTTTGGATGGGCCGGGTGTGTTGATGTTACTCCTGACGAACCTGCTGATTCCCTTTATTTTGCCCGTTGCATGTAGCCAAAATGTGGATAAAGAATCCACGCTTCTTGGTCTGATACTGGCCATGCAATTTGCCCTCAATGGGGTGTTTATGGCATGGGATGGCTTCTTGTTCTACGTTTTTTGGGAATTGGCTTTGATTCCCATCTACTTTATTTCGGCAATTTGGGGCGGTGAAAACCGTCAGCGAGTCACACTTAAGTTTTTTATTTATACGTTTTTGGGAAGTTTGCTGATGCTTCTTTCGATACTGACAGTGTATTTCTTTACGCAAGGAGCAGATGGCAAGCATAGTTTTGATTGGGTTGCCTTAATGGCCGCCAATATACCACCCCACCTTGCACCTTGGGTGTTGTTTGGCTTCTTTGCTGCCTTTGCCGTAAAAGTTCCCATTTTTCCGTTTCATACGTGGCAACCAGATACCTACACCATTGCACCAACTGCCGGGACCATGTTGCTCTCTGGTATTATGCTCAAGATGGGACTTTTTGGGGTTTATCGTTGGATGATGCCTATTGCTGCCGAAGGAATGCCGCTTTACCGAGACCTATTTCTTTATCTGGCCATCATTGGTGTACTATATGGTGCGGTGATTGCCATTCAACAAGACGATTTGAAGCGCTTGGTGGCCTATTCTTCGCTTTCGCATGTGGGCCTTATTGCTGCCGGCCTCTTCGTAGGAAATGAATCCGGGGTGCAAGGCGCACTCGTACAAATGTTGAACCACGGCATTAATGTCGTTGCTATGTTTTATGTGGTACATTGGATAGAGCGCCGGACGGGTACACGCTCGCTTGAAGCACTTGGGGGCATAGCAGCAAAAGCGCCTCAATTTGCCATTCTGTTTATGATTATCCTTCTTGGCTCTATCGCCGTGCCGCTAACCAATGGTTTTGTGGGTGAATTTCTGTTACTCAATGGGTTGTTCCAGTATAATGGTTGGCTCGCTGCCATTGCTGGCCTTAGCATCATCTTCGGAGCAGTGTATATGCTTCGGGTATATCAAAAAGTGATGTATGGAACCCTCAAGGCCACAACGGCCCATGTAGAAGATGCTGGGATGTTGGACTTGGCTATTTTGGTTCCCTGCGCCGCTTTGGTGATCGGGTTTGGTGTTTTTCCTCAACCGTTGTTGAACCTAACTGCCGATGCCGTAGGCAAATGGCTGGCCCTGGTGGGCGGATAA